The Sorangiineae bacterium MSr11367 genome window below encodes:
- a CDS encoding SGNH/GDSL hydrolase family protein — MANTITQNSSWTIDRPNTSTKYQVVAYGDSIYAGYQGSLSDVSKRAATWVQGEYLSNAWGTDIEVIRRTKSGARADAIYNDKIVGEKSYMQSSSAKVVAFEMCGNDFLQARSNFVGQSGACDFGVLDTALSQCTKYQELGMQAINQYATAAKVKMIMNLYYPGYDADNSQSSCTVNGATINKRDRFLPYFARSNFRACDFARKNGFKCVDSFAEFMGADYDSNNDGQIDSEALRWSATETEDQYVARISSTLKPTLRDANGHLADPSTSYDYLLSDNTHPTFSGSTIYVGFFGGTGTGSGAPEYSGSQIVNGKNPIYNKYGHERAGWAHSLLNPASP, encoded by the coding sequence ATGGCCAATACCATCACACAGAATTCCTCGTGGACGATCGACCGTCCCAATACGTCGACCAAGTACCAGGTCGTTGCGTATGGCGATTCGATTTACGCGGGGTACCAGGGAAGCTTGTCCGACGTCTCCAAGCGCGCGGCCACTTGGGTGCAGGGGGAGTACCTCTCCAATGCCTGGGGGACCGACATCGAAGTGATTCGCCGCACCAAGTCGGGCGCAAGGGCCGACGCTATCTACAACGACAAGATCGTCGGTGAGAAGTCGTACATGCAGTCGTCGTCGGCCAAGGTGGTGGCCTTCGAGATGTGCGGCAACGACTTCCTGCAGGCGCGCAGCAACTTCGTCGGGCAGTCCGGGGCCTGTGACTTCGGTGTGCTCGACACTGCGCTTTCCCAGTGCACGAAGTACCAAGAGCTGGGGATGCAGGCCATCAATCAGTATGCGACGGCGGCCAAGGTCAAGATGATCATGAACCTCTACTACCCGGGCTATGATGCCGACAATTCGCAGTCGTCGTGCACCGTGAACGGGGCGACCATCAACAAGCGCGATCGCTTCTTGCCGTACTTCGCGCGCAGCAACTTCCGCGCGTGTGACTTTGCCCGCAAGAACGGCTTCAAGTGTGTCGATTCGTTCGCCGAGTTCATGGGGGCCGATTACGACTCGAACAACGACGGACAGATCGACTCGGAAGCCCTGCGCTGGTCGGCCACGGAGACGGAGGATCAATACGTGGCCCGCATCTCGTCGACCCTGAAGCCGACGCTGCGCGATGCGAACGGCCACCTTGCCGATCCGAGCACCAGCTACGACTATCTGCTGTCGGACAATACGCACCCGACGTTCTCAGGATCGACGATTTACGTCGGCTTCTTCGGCGGTACGGGCACCGGCTCGGGCGCACCGGAGTACTCGGGCAGCCAGATCGTCAATGGTAAGAATCCGATCTACAACAAATATGGTCACGAGCGCGCCGGCTGGGCGCATTCGTTGTTGAACCCTGCAAGCCCGTAA
- the lnt gene encoding apolipoprotein N-acyltransferase: MKIAAGAVLSAVLLALYAQVTGAWFVLGFVALVPWLLALNRVRSLGQALGAGLAMSVAVSMAVFPWLPETLERYAGASSSVWPWLALLVAAPFLQPQFLTYALVRHLLGAARARAVLAAAAAYVATELLASKLLFDTLGLGLYPSRYLRQGADLVGVHGLTWMLLLVNEAVAQAISRKPEARRYALAALGLVGLDMGYGWMRCAQSRDEGPATVVGVVQANITNYDKLRADRGAFEAVRYILDEHVALSDDLRRNGNPDLIVWPETVYPTTFGSPKSEAGAAFDTEILSFAAGRGTPVVFGAYDASAGHEYNAAFFVEAAAQKPAVRAYRKSLLFPFTERVPALLDSEWLRARLPWVGHWDTGPGPEVVGITLRDGRRLSALPLICYDALSTSFVAQAARRGADLIVTLSNDSWFPDERAPRLHLVSAAFRSIETRLPQVRSTNSGISAVISPAGDWLATAGWNERRIVTASVATGTRAFAPAVLLAPWLGPLLASWALIEVLLAQLSKRNATNAGTKTK, encoded by the coding sequence ATGAAGATCGCTGCCGGGGCGGTGCTGTCGGCGGTGTTGCTGGCGCTGTATGCGCAGGTGACGGGCGCATGGTTCGTGTTGGGCTTCGTGGCGCTCGTGCCCTGGTTGCTCGCGCTGAACCGGGTGCGGTCGCTCGGGCAGGCCCTCGGGGCGGGTTTGGCCATGAGCGTGGCGGTGTCCATGGCCGTGTTCCCGTGGCTGCCCGAGACCCTCGAGCGGTATGCGGGGGCATCGTCGTCGGTGTGGCCGTGGCTCGCGTTGCTGGTGGCCGCGCCGTTTCTGCAGCCGCAGTTTCTGACGTACGCGCTGGTGCGGCATCTGTTGGGTGCGGCGCGCGCGCGGGCCGTGCTCGCGGCGGCGGCGGCGTACGTGGCGACCGAGCTGTTGGCGAGCAAGTTGCTCTTCGACACCCTGGGCTTGGGGCTCTATCCGTCGCGGTATTTGCGGCAGGGCGCCGATCTGGTCGGGGTGCACGGGCTGACGTGGATGCTGCTCCTCGTGAACGAGGCGGTGGCCCAGGCCATTTCGCGAAAGCCCGAGGCGCGCCGGTATGCACTTGCCGCGCTTGGTCTCGTGGGCTTGGACATGGGATACGGATGGATGCGCTGTGCGCAGTCGAGGGACGAGGGCCCCGCGACCGTGGTTGGCGTGGTGCAGGCCAATATTACCAATTACGACAAGCTGCGGGCCGATCGCGGGGCGTTCGAGGCAGTGCGGTACATCCTCGACGAGCATGTTGCGCTGTCCGACGATCTCCGTCGAAACGGGAATCCGGATCTGATCGTATGGCCAGAGACCGTGTACCCGACGACGTTCGGCTCGCCCAAGTCGGAGGCTGGGGCGGCCTTCGATACGGAGATTCTCTCGTTTGCCGCGGGGCGGGGCACGCCCGTCGTCTTTGGGGCGTACGATGCTTCCGCGGGCCACGAATACAATGCGGCCTTCTTCGTCGAGGCCGCGGCGCAAAAGCCGGCGGTCCGCGCCTATCGCAAAAGCTTGCTCTTTCCATTCACGGAGCGGGTGCCCGCGCTGCTCGACTCGGAGTGGCTTCGCGCGCGCCTGCCATGGGTGGGGCATTGGGATACGGGGCCCGGGCCGGAGGTCGTCGGCATCACCTTGCGCGATGGCCGGCGGCTGTCGGCGCTTCCGCTCATTTGTTACGACGCGCTCTCCACGTCGTTCGTGGCCCAGGCGGCGCGGCGCGGTGCAGATCTCATCGTTACCTTGTCGAACGACTCGTGGTTCCCGGACGAGCGTGCGCCGCGTCTGCACTTGGTGTCGGCCGCATTCCGCAGCATCGAAACGCGGTTGCCGCAGGTTCGTTCGACCAACTCGGGCATTTCCGCGGTGATCTCGCCTGCGGGCGATTGGCTGGCCACCGCGGGTTGGAACGAGCGCCGCATCGTGACCGCCAGCGTCGCCACGGGCACGCGTGCGTTCGCCCCGGCGGTCCTGCTCGCACCATGGCTCGGCCCCCTTCTCGCGTCGTGGGCCTTGATCGAGGTGCTGCTGGCTCAATTGAGCAAACGGAATGCGACCAACGCGGGGACCAAAACGAAGTAG
- a CDS encoding AbfB domain-containing protein, which yields MQPSIASTIQAAPLTTPWTSDVSADNALPEYPRPQLVRSNWQNLNGQWQFARGVAGEAPPVGRDLAERVLVPYPIESALSGIQRHEERMWYRRTFSIPSNWGGQRIQLNFDAVDWQATVYVNGVRMGVHEGGYDAFSFDVTDQLRAGSNEIIVGVYDPTDGGGQPIGKQRLSPSGIWYTAASGIWQTVWLEPTAAAHITRLEATPDVAQQRLKLTVRGTGVFGQTVQAVVTDGGAEVSRASGAVDSEISLPVPNPKLWSPDHPFLYDLTVSLVSGNGTVDRVTSYFGMRSIALATVDGLLHPVLNGQFVFQIGTLDQGYWPDGIYTAPTDAALKFDIQQHKDFGFNTIRKHIKVERPRWFYWADKLGILVWQDMPAMNTVAPSAAAKAQFERELREMIDEHRNAPSVTTWVVQNEGWGQYDQARLANLVKQWDPSRLVDNMSGINCCGAVDGGNGDFADWHTYVGPSSPRPSSTRAAVLGEYGGLGLRVEGHEWSPGNGFSYEMQPNAATLNDRYIGLIQMNASLMKFTGLSAAIYTEITDVENEINGLVTYDRRVVKVDTARIRAAHEGLIRASLDRNDGGGPGGIRSGQPRSLQVTTAGLTNRYLRHRDGLVYTDVVSDADGDLLKRDASFKVVRGLARDACYSFESRNFAGHYLRHRGARLYKDARDGTAGFDADATFCAKAGLSGSGVSLESYNEPGKHLRHFNAEVYIASNGGSNAWDTAANYAADASWNLVDPWWRSSADLPLGANESFRVMTTGFTNRYIRHRDGLGFTEVVDGNSSTTLKQDATFKVVRGLANPTCYSLESRNYPGQYLRHKNYRINKEARDGSALFDADATFCAQADVGGPGVALESYNMKEHYIRHINSELWMARPGGTNSWDNPDLFAVDIYWNVSAPWAP from the coding sequence GTGCAACCTTCTATTGCTTCGACGATACAGGCTGCACCGCTGACCACCCCGTGGACATCGGATGTTTCGGCCGACAATGCCCTGCCCGAGTATCCAAGGCCCCAGTTGGTTCGCAGCAATTGGCAGAACCTCAACGGGCAATGGCAATTCGCGCGCGGGGTGGCAGGGGAGGCTCCGCCCGTCGGACGCGATTTGGCAGAACGCGTCCTGGTGCCCTATCCCATCGAATCCGCCCTTTCGGGAATCCAGCGGCACGAAGAGCGAATGTGGTATCGCCGCACGTTCAGCATTCCGTCGAATTGGGGCGGTCAACGTATCCAATTGAACTTCGACGCCGTCGATTGGCAGGCCACCGTGTACGTGAACGGCGTGCGCATGGGCGTGCACGAGGGCGGCTACGATGCCTTTTCCTTCGATGTGACCGACCAACTACGCGCGGGCTCCAACGAGATCATCGTCGGGGTGTACGATCCCACCGATGGGGGCGGGCAGCCCATTGGCAAGCAGCGTTTGTCGCCGAGTGGAATCTGGTACACGGCCGCATCGGGCATTTGGCAGACGGTGTGGCTCGAACCCACGGCGGCGGCGCACATCACCCGGCTCGAGGCCACGCCGGACGTGGCGCAGCAGCGGTTGAAGCTCACCGTGCGCGGCACCGGGGTTTTCGGGCAGACGGTGCAGGCCGTGGTGACCGACGGTGGCGCCGAGGTCTCTCGGGCGAGCGGCGCCGTGGATTCCGAGATTTCCCTGCCGGTGCCCAATCCCAAACTTTGGTCGCCGGACCACCCGTTTCTCTATGATCTGACCGTGTCCCTCGTGTCGGGCAACGGCACCGTCGACCGAGTTACCAGCTATTTCGGCATGCGATCCATCGCCCTCGCCACGGTCGATGGGTTGCTCCATCCGGTGCTCAATGGCCAGTTCGTCTTTCAGATCGGGACCCTGGACCAGGGTTACTGGCCCGACGGCATCTACACCGCGCCGACGGACGCGGCGTTGAAGTTCGATATTCAGCAGCACAAGGATTTCGGCTTCAATACGATTCGCAAGCACATCAAGGTGGAGCGGCCGCGCTGGTTCTATTGGGCCGACAAGTTGGGCATCTTGGTATGGCAGGACATGCCCGCGATGAACACCGTGGCGCCGTCGGCTGCGGCCAAGGCGCAATTCGAGCGGGAGCTTCGCGAGATGATCGACGAGCACCGCAACGCGCCGTCGGTGACCACCTGGGTGGTGCAGAACGAGGGTTGGGGCCAATACGATCAAGCGCGCCTCGCCAATCTGGTCAAACAATGGGACCCGAGCCGGCTCGTGGACAATATGAGCGGCATCAATTGCTGCGGCGCCGTCGATGGCGGCAATGGCGACTTCGCCGATTGGCACACCTACGTGGGGCCCAGTTCGCCGCGTCCCTCGTCGACCCGCGCGGCCGTTCTCGGCGAGTACGGAGGCCTGGGGCTGCGCGTGGAAGGCCACGAGTGGAGCCCGGGAAATGGCTTTAGCTACGAGATGCAACCCAACGCGGCCACGCTGAACGATCGCTACATCGGTTTGATTCAGATGAACGCGTCGTTGATGAAGTTCACGGGGCTGAGCGCGGCGATTTACACGGAAATTACCGACGTCGAAAACGAGATCAATGGCCTCGTGACCTACGACCGGCGCGTGGTCAAAGTGGATACGGCACGCATCCGTGCCGCGCACGAGGGCTTGATTCGCGCGTCCCTCGACCGAAATGACGGTGGGGGGCCGGGCGGCATCCGTTCGGGGCAGCCGCGCTCGTTGCAGGTGACCACCGCCGGCCTCACGAACCGCTACCTGCGTCATCGCGATGGCCTGGTGTACACCGACGTCGTGAGCGACGCCGACGGCGATTTGCTCAAGCGCGATGCTTCGTTCAAGGTGGTGCGCGGTCTCGCACGCGACGCGTGTTATTCCTTCGAGTCGCGCAATTTTGCCGGTCATTACCTACGCCACCGCGGCGCGCGCCTCTACAAAGACGCGCGCGACGGGACGGCTGGGTTCGATGCCGATGCGACGTTCTGCGCAAAGGCGGGGCTCTCCGGGTCGGGCGTGTCGCTCGAGTCGTACAACGAGCCGGGCAAGCATCTGCGCCACTTCAATGCGGAGGTGTACATCGCCAGCAACGGCGGATCCAATGCGTGGGATACGGCGGCCAACTACGCGGCCGACGCGAGTTGGAACCTGGTCGACCCTTGGTGGCGAAGCTCGGCCGACCTGCCACTGGGCGCGAACGAGTCCTTTCGCGTGATGACCACGGGCTTCACCAATCGGTACATTCGGCACCGCGACGGCCTGGGATTCACCGAGGTGGTCGATGGCAACAGTTCGACCACGTTGAAGCAGGATGCCACCTTCAAGGTCGTGCGCGGTTTGGCGAACCCCACGTGCTATTCGCTCGAGTCACGCAATTATCCCGGGCAGTACCTGCGCCACAAGAACTACCGCATCAACAAAGAGGCCCGCGACGGAAGTGCACTCTTCGACGCCGACGCCACCTTTTGCGCCCAAGCCGACGTCGGCGGCCCCGGTGTCGCCCTGGAGTCGTACAATATGAAGGAGCACTACATCCGCCACATCAATTCCGAGCTTTGGATGGCCCGCCCCGGCGGGACCAACTCGTGGGACAACCCCGACTTGTTCGCCGTGGACATCTATTGGAACGTCTCTGCGCCATGGGCGCCCTGA
- a CDS encoding PLP-dependent aminotransferase family protein, whose protein sequence is MDIYLNADDHRRGLARALYEQIRQAIAEGRIRPGDRLPPSRELAKQLAISRFTVTTAYGYLVAEGFLEGASAAGTRVTLPARRGTLRHAAPSSSRDRGAAVPNAPSNEPMAMQLELGVPNAASFPYSEFRTQTWRAMRELRADGGTGYGDAAGEPSLRKAIATWIHRSRGVRAAPEEVVVTAGAQQAFDLVLSALARPGDTVAVEDPGYPPFRQLAELRGVKVVPVQADQHGLIVESLPPRAKLVYVTPSHQFPLGSVLSLVRRRLLLDWAQATGAFILEDDYDSEFRFSDRPLEPMQRLDTGARVIYIGSFSKSLSPSLRTGFVIAPHEIASALSSARQLLDCHSPAILQRTLARFLDDGSMDRHLRRTRKLYRVRHQFIVDWFAGPGRTLGKLIAIDAGLHLTAELHDTWDEHALCARALDAGLRISGLAKFSVQSIRPGLSFGYGNSPPEKLEEAFRILKKILR, encoded by the coding sequence GTGGACATCTACCTGAACGCGGACGACCATCGGAGGGGCCTGGCCAGGGCCCTTTACGAGCAAATTCGCCAGGCCATCGCGGAAGGTCGCATTCGCCCGGGGGACCGGTTGCCGCCCTCGCGCGAGCTGGCCAAGCAATTGGCGATTTCGCGCTTCACGGTCACCACGGCGTACGGATACCTCGTCGCGGAGGGTTTTCTCGAGGGCGCGAGCGCCGCGGGGACGCGTGTGACCCTGCCGGCGCGCCGGGGCACCTTGCGTCATGCCGCCCCGTCGTCGTCCCGCGATCGAGGTGCAGCCGTGCCGAATGCACCGTCGAACGAGCCGATGGCCATGCAGCTGGAGCTCGGGGTTCCCAATGCGGCGTCGTTCCCGTACAGCGAATTTCGCACGCAAACATGGCGGGCCATGCGCGAGCTCCGCGCGGACGGAGGCACGGGGTATGGCGACGCAGCGGGCGAGCCTTCGCTTCGCAAGGCCATCGCCACGTGGATTCATCGGTCACGCGGCGTTCGCGCCGCCCCGGAGGAGGTCGTCGTCACGGCGGGCGCCCAGCAGGCGTTCGACCTCGTCCTGAGTGCGCTCGCACGACCGGGAGACACCGTCGCCGTCGAGGATCCGGGTTATCCGCCCTTTCGACAATTGGCCGAGTTGCGCGGGGTGAAGGTCGTTCCCGTGCAGGCCGACCAACATGGCCTCATCGTGGAGTCGCTTCCTCCGCGCGCGAAGCTCGTGTACGTGACACCGTCGCACCAGTTTCCACTCGGGTCGGTCTTGTCCTTGGTGCGGCGGCGCCTCCTGCTCGATTGGGCGCAGGCCACCGGCGCTTTCATCCTCGAGGACGACTATGACAGCGAATTCCGCTTCAGCGACCGCCCGCTGGAACCCATGCAGCGCCTCGACACCGGCGCGCGTGTCATCTACATCGGCTCGTTTTCGAAATCGCTCTCGCCCTCGCTCCGCACCGGCTTCGTCATTGCGCCCCACGAAATCGCCTCCGCCTTGTCCAGCGCGCGGCAACTCCTCGATTGCCATTCCCCCGCGATTCTGCAACGCACCTTGGCGCGCTTCCTCGACGACGGCAGCATGGACCGCCACCTGCGCCGCACGCGCAAACTCTACCGCGTGCGCCATCAATTCATCGTCGACTGGTTCGCCGGCCCCGGCCGCACCTTGGGAAAGCTGATCGCCATCGACGCGGGCCTCCACCTCACCGCAGAACTTCACGACACCTGGGATGAGCACGCCCTCTGCGCACGCGCCCTCGATGCCGGCTTGAGAATTTCGGGCCTCGCGAAGTTCTCCGTCCAATCGATCCGCCCTGGACTCAGCTTTGGATACGGCAACAGCCCTCCAGAGAAACTCGAGGAGGCGTTTCGCATTTTGAAGAAGATATTACGCTAG
- a CDS encoding 2,4'-dihydroxyacetophenone dioxygenase family protein encodes MTTKTLARRDAKPLNTSELDWVPIVPGLSFKPITYFPDNAGWQLLLRLEPGTVVPPHRHTGEVHAFNVQGSRYLINTKEIIGPGTYVYEPPGNCDTWRQHGDEACVVHIEVNGSIEYLDEKGTVTRVSDARESQKMYLEWCEKHGQPARVATYI; translated from the coding sequence ATGACCACGAAGACCCTCGCCCGTCGCGATGCGAAGCCCCTGAACACCTCGGAATTGGACTGGGTGCCCATCGTTCCCGGCCTCTCGTTCAAACCCATTACGTACTTTCCCGACAATGCCGGCTGGCAGCTTCTCTTGCGGCTGGAGCCGGGCACGGTGGTTCCGCCGCACCGTCACACCGGCGAGGTGCACGCGTTCAATGTGCAAGGTTCGCGTTACCTCATCAACACGAAGGAAATCATTGGCCCAGGCACCTACGTGTACGAGCCGCCGGGCAACTGCGACACCTGGAGGCAGCATGGCGACGAAGCGTGCGTCGTGCATATCGAGGTGAACGGATCCATCGAATACCTCGACGAGAAGGGGACCGTGACCCGAGTGTCCGATGCGCGCGAAAGCCAGAAGATGTACCTCGAATGGTGCGAGAAACATGGACAGCCGGCGCGTGTTGCAACCTACATCTAA
- a CDS encoding GNAT family N-acetyltransferase yields MNPILIDLPEAIKTARLYIRRPLPGDGLVVNASILETWESLHETMPWARERPTVDESEAIARKHHAAFLARTDLPMYVFLADRRTHVACTGLHRMDWDVPRFEIGYWVRRSFEGQGYVTETVRALTDFAMTTLAAVRVEIRCSHRNARSQQVAERCGFTLEGRLRHDAREPNGELRDTLIYAKIAEASRSGAST; encoded by the coding sequence ATGAACCCCATCTTGATCGATTTGCCGGAGGCCATCAAAACGGCGCGCCTGTACATTCGCCGACCCTTGCCGGGGGACGGATTGGTGGTGAATGCCAGCATTCTCGAAACGTGGGAATCGCTCCACGAGACGATGCCTTGGGCGCGGGAGCGGCCGACGGTCGATGAGTCGGAGGCCATCGCGCGGAAGCACCATGCGGCGTTCTTGGCTCGGACCGATCTGCCGATGTACGTCTTTTTGGCGGATCGGCGCACGCACGTGGCCTGCACCGGCCTTCACCGCATGGATTGGGACGTGCCGCGGTTCGAGATTGGCTATTGGGTGCGCCGCTCGTTCGAAGGGCAGGGGTACGTCACCGAGACCGTGCGCGCGCTCACCGATTTCGCCATGACGACGCTTGCGGCGGTGCGGGTGGAGATTCGCTGCAGCCACCGCAATGCGCGGAGCCAGCAGGTGGCCGAGCGCTGCGGTTTCACCTTGGAAGGACGTTTGCGCCACGATGCCCGCGAGCCCAATGGCGAGCTGCGCGACACGTTGATTTACGCCAAGATCGCGGAGGCGAGCCGCTCCGGCGCCTCCACGTGA
- a CDS encoding substrate binding domain-containing protein: MNDHFARSSGRLERVRPQCRGGELQCGCAHPRGDALYERGSRIMLEACDVRKELSAATGIRGPLRITAPVDLGQPWLAPRIVEFLDAGLRLGPLRDPRLVRRKLGPTGTVVCASPAYLRKRGTPRRLDDFADHATLAYVRDGKPTPWRFVDRDIDVEPRPFGSDDNAALRTAAVAGLGIARLPTYVAAPEIERGRLRTLFPDLVMHGPTAYIVYPEQRYPLARLRAFIDFIAAAFIAMPP; encoded by the coding sequence GTGAACGACCATTTTGCGCGATCCTCTGGCCGGCTTGAGCGCGTTCGTCCGCAGTGTCGAGGCGGGGAGCTGCAGTGCGGCTGCGCGCACCCTCGGGGCGACGCCCTCTACGAGCGCGGCTCGCGCATCATGCTGGAAGCGTGCGACGTGCGCAAAGAGCTCTCCGCGGCCACGGGGATTCGCGGCCCGCTTCGCATCACGGCGCCCGTGGACCTCGGGCAGCCGTGGCTGGCCCCGCGCATCGTGGAATTTTTGGACGCCGGCCTTCGCCTCGGTCCGTTGCGCGATCCTCGCTTGGTTCGTCGGAAGCTCGGGCCCACGGGCACCGTGGTCTGCGCCTCGCCCGCGTACCTGCGCAAACGGGGCACGCCACGGCGCCTGGACGACTTTGCGGACCATGCGACGCTCGCGTACGTGCGCGATGGCAAGCCCACCCCGTGGCGGTTCGTCGATCGCGACATCGACGTCGAACCGCGTCCCTTTGGCTCGGATGACAACGCCGCGCTGCGGACCGCCGCCGTGGCCGGACTGGGCATCGCCCGCCTCCCCACGTACGTCGCCGCGCCCGAGATCGAACGCGGCCGCCTACGTACGCTGTTCCCCGATCTCGTGATGCACGGACCTACGGCGTACATCGTCTACCCCGAGCAGCGCTATCCGCTCGCGCGGCTTCGCGCATTCATCGACTTCATCGCGGCGGCCTTCATCGCGATGCCGCCGTAA
- a CDS encoding HAD family hydrolase, with the protein MIELVAFDADDTLWHNESIFTVTQEKFLALMKPFVSSEGLEERLVATEIKNSKLFGYGIKAFMLSMIETAIELSEERVGARQIQEIIDAGRAMLQHPVELLPGAADAVAKVSETHKVMLITKGDLLDQESKLARSGLGDRFSAVEIVSEKRPATYERILTRLGVAPEKFLMVGNSLKSDVVPALDIGAVGVHVPYHTTWAAERVEDEAAVRKRPRFHHLDSLAELPALLARLDTTV; encoded by the coding sequence ATGATCGAGCTGGTCGCTTTCGATGCGGACGATACGCTGTGGCATAACGAATCCATCTTCACGGTCACGCAGGAGAAATTCCTCGCGTTGATGAAGCCGTTCGTCTCCTCCGAGGGACTCGAGGAGCGGCTCGTGGCCACCGAGATCAAGAATTCGAAGCTGTTCGGTTACGGCATCAAAGCGTTCATGCTGTCGATGATCGAGACGGCCATCGAGCTCTCCGAAGAGAGGGTCGGCGCACGGCAAATCCAGGAGATCATCGACGCGGGCCGGGCGATGCTGCAGCACCCCGTGGAGCTGTTGCCCGGCGCGGCCGACGCCGTGGCCAAGGTGAGCGAGACGCACAAGGTCATGCTCATCACCAAAGGGGATCTCTTGGATCAGGAGTCGAAGCTCGCTCGCTCGGGCCTGGGCGATCGGTTCTCCGCCGTAGAAATCGTCTCGGAAAAGCGGCCCGCCACGTACGAGCGCATCCTCACCCGGCTGGGCGTCGCGCCGGAGAAGTTCTTGATGGTGGGCAACTCGCTCAAGTCCGATGTGGTGCCGGCGCTCGACATCGGGGCGGTCGGCGTGCACGTGCCCTACCACACGACGTGGGCTGCGGAGCGGGTGGAGGACGAGGCGGCGGTCCGCAAGCGTCCGCGGTTTCATCACCTCGACTCGCTGGCCGAGCTGCCGGCGTTGCTCGCGCGGCTCGACACCACGGTGTAG